One segment of Malassezia restricta chromosome V, complete sequence DNA contains the following:
- a CDS encoding thiamine pyrophosphokinase, which translates to MWQWHRFVDGQALCPGAYAIVLLNTPITQAPLFQRLWNEAAIRVAADGGANQLRTQSSCAWPTLICGDLDSITDDTQAYFREHDVPIEHIASQCSTDLQKSIQAVEHLEPETLPLVIYGGIGSRLDHSMHTLHVLSQLAFPTHDVYADAHLRLRPHVLLVTGEGMTCLVTPGTHLLRHDRRIHGKSCGLLPLGVAAAHIHTQGLEWNLQGEACSLGGFLSTSNHLVHPDGDVHLTTDAPIYWTIELQSR; encoded by the coding sequence ATGTGGCAGTGGCACCGCTTTGTGGATGGCCAGGCGCTCTGTCCCGGGGCGTATGCGATCGTCCTACTGAATACGCCGATCACGCAGGCCCCGCTCTTTCAGCGGCTGTGGAATGAGGCGGCGATCCGCGTCGCAGCGGATGGCGGCGCGAATCAGCTGCGCACACAGTCGTCGTGTGCGTGGCCCACGCTCATCTGTGGCGACTTGGACTCGATCACCGACGACACGCAGGCATACTTTCGCGagcacgacgtgccgatcgAGCACATAGCGTCGCAATGCTCGACGGACCTGCAAAAGTCGATCCAGGCCGTCGAGCATCTCGAGCCAGAgacgctgccgctcgtgaTCTATggcggcatcggcagcCGGCTGGACCACTCGATGCATACGCTGCATGTCCTATCGCAACTCGCGTTCCCGACGCACGACGTGTATGCGGATGCGCATCTGCGCCTGCGGCCGCATGTGCTGCTCGTGACGGGCGAGGGCATGACGTGCCTCGTGACGCCCGGCACGCACCTCCTGCGGCACGACCGACGCATCCATGGCAAGTCGTGTGGCCTGCTCCCgctgggcgtcgcggcggcgcacatcCACACCCAGGGCCTCGAGTGGAACCTGCAGGGCGAAGCCTgctcgctcggcggctTTCTATCGACGTCCAACCACCTCGTCCATCCCGACGGCGACGTCCACCTGACGACGGATGCCCCGATTTACTGGACGATCGAGCTGCAGTCTAGATAG
- a CDS encoding Cys-Gly metallodipeptidase DUG1, with protein MSDPCAQFVEYAEAHQAKWIANLAEAVEIPSVSGDASFRAEVYKMGAWLKNKLAEVGCDVSSHDLGMQTLDGQEVQLPPVIVGEYGRDPSKKTVLVYGHYDVQPALKSDGWGTEPFELVHDTPTDRLIGRGSTDDKGPIMGWINVLEAHKALGLDVPVNLKFCFEGMEESGSVGLDEFVVEHKDKLFQHIDAVCISDNYWLGTKKPCVTHGLRGVAYYKLTISGPAHDLHSGVFGGMMHEPMTDLVQIMSTLVSPQAKILIPGLYDQVAPLTDEERQVYEDMEFEVADVDQCTGSSTTVSDSKTDVLMGRMRYPSLSLHGIEGAFAEPGSKTVIPHKVTGKFSIRLVPDMDPAKVTDAVQKHIEAEFAKLKTKNTMHLEEDHPGKPWVADTKHWNYEAAIAATEAVYGVRPDLTREGGSIPITLTFADALNANVLLLPMGRSDDGAHSTNEKLDLSNYIKGTQLLGTYLYKVASAAAS; from the coding sequence ATGAGTGATCCCTGTGCTCAGTTTGTCGAGTAcgccgaggcgcaccaGGCCAAGTGGATAGCGAACCTTGCCGAGGCCGTTGAGATCCCGAGTGTGTCGGGCGATGCGTCGTTCCGTGCCGAGGTGTACAAGATGGGCGCGTGGCTGAAGAACAAGCTCGCCGAGGTCGGATGCGACGTGTCGTCGCACGATCTGGGcatgcagacgctcgatgGGCAGGaggtgcagctgccgcCCGTGATTGTGGGCGAGTATGGTCGTGATCCGTCGAAGAAGACGGTGCTTGTGTATGGCCACTATGACGTGCAGCCGGCGCTCAAGTCGGACGGCTGGGGCACGGAGCCGTTTGAGCTGGTGCACGATACGCCCACGGATCGCCTGATCGGCCGCGGCTCGACGGACGACAAGGGCCCGATTATGGGGTGGATCAATGTGCTGGAGGCGCACAAGGCGCTGGGCCTCGATGTGCCGGTGAACCTCAAGTTCTGCTTCGAGGGGATGGAGGAGAGCGGCTCGGTCGGCCTGGACGAGTTTGTCGTGGAGCACAAGGACAAGCTGTtccagcacatcgatgCCGTGTGCATCTCGGACAACTactggctcggcacgaAGAAGCCCTGCGTGACGCATGGTTTGCGCGGCGTCGCCTACTATAAGCTGACGATCAGCGGTCCCGCGCATGATCTGCACAGCGGTGTGTTTGGAGGCATGATGCACGAGCCGATGACGGACTTGGTCCAGATCATGTCGACGCTCGTGTCGCCGCAGGCCAAGATCCTGATCCCAGGCCTGTACGACCAGGTCGCGCCTCTTACGGACGAGGAGCGCCAGGTGTATGAGGACATGGAGTTTGAGGTGGCCGATGTCGATCAGTGCACGGGCAGCTCGACGACGGTGAGTGACAGCAAGACGGATGTGCTCATGGGCCGCATGCGCTACCCGAGCCTGAGTCtccacggcatcgagggCGCGTTTGCCGAGCCGGGCTCCAAGACGGTGATCCCGCACAAGGTGACAGGCAAGTTTTCGATCCGTCTCGTGCCGGACATGGACCCGGCGAAGGTGACCGACGCCGTGCAGAAGCATATCGAGGCCGAGTTTGCCAAGTTGAAGACGAAAAACACGATGCATCTCGAGGAGGATCACCCCGGCAAGCCGTGGGTGGCCGACACGAAGCACTGGAACTACGAGGCTGCGATCGCGGCGACCGAGGCCGTGTACGGCGTGCGCCCGGATCTGACGCGCGAGGGCGGCTCGATTCCCATCACGCTCACGTTTGCCGATGCGCTCAACGCCAACGTGCTTCTGCTTCCGATGGGCCGCTccgacgacggcgcacaCTCGACGAACGAGAAGCTGGATCTGTCGAACTACATCAAgggcacgcagctgctgggcaCGTATTTGTACAAGGTCGCCtcggccgcggcgtcgtAA
- a CDS encoding proline-rich, actin-associated protein Vrp1, producing the protein MSVVRIVHSSVHTKHKPLRPPMLVLRPCEVEDVSTHSSSEHSVPAAVLGHGGEVERYVYVARTLSPGRRAIQQGDGDVPRELWTRPLPLEPEAPPLRRSCSHGTLAAASHAPSERVRTPSSQDVLDEWRKAFSAYTPPPPVAPAPPTRAPPSAPPSPVAVPPTPPPRAPRLFRPRPSQPPEASVRDPGSWWQRPWSQRLRRHISSIHLGFGGQGRPASNGSHHAER; encoded by the coding sequence ATGTCTGTCGTGCGGATTGTTCATTCGAGCGTGCACACGAAACACAAGCCTCTGCGGCCGCcgatgctcgtgctgcgGCCGTGCGAGGTCGAAGACGTGAGCACGCACAGCTCGAGCGAGCACAGTGTGCCTGCGGCCGTGCTAGGCCATGGCGGCGAAGTGGAGCGGTACGTGTATGTAGCACGCACACTCAGTCCGGGACGACGTGCGATCCAGCAGGGGGACGGggacgtgccgcgcgagctTTGGACGCGTCCGTTGCCGCTGGAgcccgaggcgccgccattgcggcgcagctgtTCTCACGGCACGCTAGCTgccgcatcgcacgcgccCTCAGAACGTGTGCGCACGCCATCGTCGCAGGATGTGCTCGATGAGTGGCGCAAGGCTTTTAGCGCCTACACACCTCCGCCACCTGTCGCGCCAgcaccgccgacgcgcgcgccgccgagcgcgccgccATCCCCCGTAGCTGTGCCTCCTACGCCGCCACCGCGCGCACCGCGCCTCTTTCGACCGCGGCCGTCTCAGCCGCCCGAGGCGTCCGTGCGCGACCCTGGGTCGTGGTGGCAGCGGCCGTGGTCCCagcggctgcgtcggcatATTTCCTCGATTCATCTGGGGTTCGGCGGCCAGGGACGTCCGGCCTCGAACGGCTCGCACCATGCGGAGCGATGA
- a CDS encoding dolichyldiphosphatase — MRSDDLAHLLTLDLTHVQYSARDPWGAYWALVTLSPVLILAVYVAAFLHRRDLIFVRVLLGHIGCEALNGRLKREIQEPRPTSVLGMGYGMPSSHAQFSGFFCAFWCWHIVAHWPRRDPSLVRGVWLRRAEQGASLLLVLACTALTCYSRVHLMYHTADQVKVGVALGGAMGLVYYALTEWPVRRSRALRRLRVRALTLWPSRALRLKDEYVAWRSPMEHSYTQWMQAVSEAPASVPPRFDASHPAHLRMMLLALQEADRADAVPTAFSVGCVLAVNGHALCRTPPLGRMEPLRLTTGYSRELPGNTHAEECAMEKLLRYCARTPHAEAEARRREPLSLIMYTTMEPCSARLSGLMPCAKRILAFNERAPLTSAAWLAGMAQDTYGAVMHTDLDTTVRPLRISVVVQGVGEPDDFVKCEASRLLRSSGVAVHVAVPTASPAELGLTCPPLRAVPLRVSPDAPCAWLQDACLRMARKGHASATTW; from the coding sequence ATGCGGAGCGATGACCTGGCGCATTTGCTCACGCTGGATCTGACGCATGTCCAGTACAGTGCGCGGGATCCGTGGGGTGCGTACTGGGCGCTCGTGACGCTGTCGCCGGTGCTGATTCTGGCGGTGTACGTGGCCGCCTTTCTGCACCGCCGCGATCTGATCTttgtgcgtgtgctgctgggccaCATTGGCTGTGAGGCGCTGAATGGGCGGCTGAAGCGCGAGATTCAGGAGCCACGGCCTACGAGTGTGCTAGGCATGGGCTACGGCATGCCGTCGTCTCACGCGCAATTCAGTGGGTTCTTCTGTGCGTTTTGGTGCTGGCACATCGTGGCGCATTGGCCGAGGCGTGATCCGAgcctcgtgcgtggcgtgtGGCTGCGTCGGGCCGAGCAGGGTGCGTCGCTcctgctggtgctggcgtGCACGGCATTGACGTGCTACTCGCGTGTCCACCTGATGTACCATACGGCGGACCAGGTCAAGgtcggcgtcgcgctggGCGGGGCGATGGGTCTGGTGTACTATGCGCTCACGGAATGGCCCGTccgacgctcgcgcgcgctgcgccgtctgcgtgtgcgtgcgctgaCGCTGTGGCCCagccgtgcgctgcgcctgaaGGACGAGTACGTGGCGTGGCGGAGCCCGATGGAGCACAGCTACACGCAGTGGATGCAGGCGGTgtccgaggcgccggcgtccgtgccgccgcgcttCGATGCATCGCATCCCGCGCACCTGCGCATGATGCTGCTGGCACTGCAGGAGGCGGATCGCGCTGACGCCGTGCCAACGGCCTTCTCGGTCGGCTGCGTGCTGGCCGTGAACGGCCATGCGCTGTGTCGCACACCTCCATTAGGAAGGATGGAGCCGTTGCGGCTGACGACGGGCTATTCTCGTGAGCTGCCGGGCAACACGCATGCGGAAGAGTGTGCTATGGAGAAGCTGCTGCGGTACtgtgcgcgcacgccgcacgcgGAGGCCGAGGCACGCCGGCGCGAGCCGCTGTCGCTGATCATGTACACGACGATGGAGCCATGCTCCGCGCGCCTGAGTGGCCTGATGCCGTGTGCGAAGCGCATCCTCGCCTTTAAtgagcgtgcgccgctcacgtcggcggcgtggctcgcgggcatggcgcaggacACGTATGGCGCGGTGATGCACACGGACTTGGACACGACCGTGCGGCCTCTGCGCATCTCTGTCGTGGTACAGGGGGTGGGTGAGCCGGACGACTTTGTCAAGTGTGAGGCgtcgcgcctgctgcgctcgtcgggcgTGGCTGTGCATGTGGCCGTGCCGACCGCCTCGCCGGCGGAGCTGGGCCTGACGTGTCCGCCGCTGCgggccgtgccgctgcgtgTCTCGCctgatgcgccgtgcgcatggctGCAGGATGCGTGCTTGCGTATGGCGCGCAAGGGCCATGCATCAGCTACTACTTGGTAg
- a CDS encoding membrane associated protein-like protein, with the protein MPKYRGAGQRLAPRGQGPCPRGLHRHPHVYDARHDDAPRLATMGCRICLDAYTPDERPAALPCGHVFHHACLQDWLTTRTHGAVPSGCPLCKAPAALTDLVPLWASDTDLKQYVAAHPPDGRLSSMHAWVRHLHDYAIATHQLCPPAMSRAAAALPSALPDEARHALQDAMHALHDAVVHTDRLSRDLAQRMHTLDERTRHVLAREERCRRDEQRLARDREHAEREHAALRHRQKHLAHVKDRLETQQHALDARARQLDEAHEAQTTRLHDSIAAAKSQCAESIRRAALAEEAATARCTDAERQVREAHEHVSDMTRALHETRTKNQRMADQLRELRAALEASKAKRRAERAASQHLYEQLRHQEQEPPIESASSSPPPVPTPTSTAQLLYDLDDTHFPMPGGTWSRPTKRPAREDAWPAALPRGARTVLGPRRRPTK; encoded by the coding sequence ATGCCGAAATACCGAGGCGCCGgtcagcgcctcgcccCCCGAGGCCAGGGTCCTTGCCCACGTGGCCTCCATCGCCACCCCCACGTGTacgacgcgcgtcacgacgacgcccCTCGCCTCGCCACGATGGGCTGCCGGATCTGCCTCGACGCCTATACCCCCGACGAACGCCCGGCGGCCCTCCCGTGCGGCCACGTCTTTCATCATGCCTGTCTACAGGACTGGCTCaccacacgcacgcacggcgccgtgccgtcCGGATGCCCCCTGTGCAAAGCCCCCGCGGCCCTGACCGATCTCGTGCCGCTCTGGGCCTCCGACACGGACCTGAAGCAGTACGTCGCCGCTCACCCACCCGACGGCCGCCTCTCCTCCATGCACGCGTGGGTCCGCCACCTGCACGACTACGCCATCGCCACACACCAGCTATGCCCCCccgccatgtcgcgcgccgccgccgcccttCCCTCCGCCCTGCCCGACGAGGCCCGACACGCCCTCCAAgacgccatgcacgccctccacgacgccgtcgtgcacacGGACCGCCTCTCTCGCgacctggcgcagcgcatgcacaccctcgacgagcgcacaCGACACGTCCTCGCCAGGGAAGAGCGCTGCCGacgcgacgagcagcgACTCGCCAGAGATAGAgagcacgccgagcgcgagcacGCAGCGCTTCGGCACCGCCAAAagcatctcgcgcacgtcAAAGACcgcctcgagacgcagcagcacgccctcgacgccCGAGCGCGacagctcgacgaggcgcacgaggcccAAACGACCCGCCTCCACGACAGCATCGCGGCGGCCAAGAGCCAATGCGCCGAGTCCATtcggcgcgcagcgctcgcCGAAGAAGCCGCCACCGCACGATGCACcgacgccgagcggcaggtccgcgaggcgcacgagcacgtcAGCGACATGACACGCGCGCTCCACGAGACACGCACCAAGAACCAGCGCATGGCCGAtcagctgcgcgagctgcgcgcggcgctcgaggccaGCAAGGccaagcgccgcgctgagcgcgccgcgtctcaGCACCTCTACGAGCAACTGCGCCACCAGGAGCAGGAGCCGCCGATCGAGAGCGCCTCCAGCTCACCACCACCCGtgccgacgccgacgtcgacggctCAGCTGCTCTACGATCTCGATGATACCCACTTTCCCATGCCAGGCGGCACGTGGTCCCGGCCTACGAAACGCCCGGCCCGCGAAGACGCATGGCCCGCCGCTTtgccgcgcggcgcacgcaccgtGCTCGGcccacgacggcgtccTACCAAGTAG
- a CDS encoding solute carrier family 25 (mitochondrial carrier protein), member 16 has product MQQQSGAKAQRRAPHRRSWDYVLRSGLAGGIAGCAAKTAIAPLDRVKILFQASNPDYQKYSGRWLGVVDAMRRIVDQQGLMGLFHGHSATILRIFPYAAVKYMAYDVLHLALMPTPQDETGLRLFLAGSMSGVLSVFLTYPLELIRVRLAFDTKSKPQPGSLRHIITKIYHEGAPEGEGGAPQRALLHQFPILKFYRGFTSTILGMVPYAGTSFLVFERTKAWLYGLLLNRDSRGAPLSDRPPLLELSRTVVDLASGALAGAISQTASYPFEVIRRRQQVGGLLHPSRMQQISETIRWIYATRGLGGFYIGLGIGYFKVVPMTAISFAVWSEMKRVLGI; this is encoded by the coding sequence atgcagcagcagagCGGGGCCAAGGCACAGCGAAGGGCGCCGCACCGGCGCAGTTGGGACTATGTGCTGCGGAGTGGCCTGGCTGGCGGGATTGCGGGGTGTGCGGCCAAGACGGCGAttgcgccgctggatcgGGTCAAGATTTTGTTCCAGGCGAGCAATCCGGACTACCAAAAGTACAGTGGGCGGTGGCTGGGTGTGGTGGATGCGATGCGGCGGATTGTGGATCAGCAGGGTCTGATGGGGCTGTTTCATGGGCATAGTGCGACGATTCTGCGTATTTTTCCGTATGCGGCCGTCAAGTACATGGCGTATGACGTGCTGCATCTGGCGCtgatgccgacgccgcAGGACGAGACGGGTCTGCGGCTGTTTCTGGCGGGGTCGATGTCGGGTGTGCTGAGTGTGTTTTTGACGTACCCGCTGGAGCTGATCCGCGTGCGTCTGGCGTTTGATACGAAGAGCAAGCCGCAGCCTGGGAGTCTGCGCCACATTATCACGAAAATATACCACGAGGGCGCGCCGGagggcgagggcggcgcgcctcagcgagcgctgctgcaccagTTTCCGATTCTCAAGTTTTACCGTGGCTTTACGTCGACGATCCTGGGCATGGTGCCGTATGCGGGCACGTCGTTCCTGGTGTTTGAGCGGACGAAGGCGTGGCTGTATGGGCTGCTGCTGAACAGGGATTCGCGGGGTGCGCCGCTGTCGGATCGGCCGCCGCTGTTGGAGCTGAGTCGCACGGTCGTGGATTTGGCGTCGGGCGCGCTGGCGGGTGCGATTTCGCAGACGGCGTCGTACCCGTTTGAGGTGATCCGCCGGCGGCAGCAGGTGGGGGGTCTGTTGCATCCGAGTCGGATGCAGCAGATCTCGGAGACGATCCGGTGGATTTATGCGACGCGCGGGCTCGGTGGGTTCTACATTGGCCTGGGTATTGGCTACTTTAAGGTGGTGCCGATGACGGCCATTAGCTTTGCCGTGTGGTCGGAGATGAAGCGGGTATTAGGTATATAG
- a CDS encoding DNA helicase II/ATP-dependent DNA helicase PcrA yields MLSAAQHEAVTSEAARPLQILAGPGSGKTRVLTSRVAHLVRDSAAPIAPERCVVVTFTNRAANEMRARLETMIGADRTRRLVLGTFHAVCVRFLRRWGTRLGLDPRFTIADTDDARRLLRDVDRDAPVDATLAAISRAKAHGWTPDELRASAQHAPGSPAHTEHLALCRTYAAYQQQLRTSHALDFDDLLLLGVRLFREHPELTTHIDHVLVDEFQDTNAVQYELLRRLSRHVSVVGDPDQSIYSWRHADVRHIERMHLDFPGLHRVLLEENYRSTPQILEAALRVMQQDPHRLPKGLYTALASGPPVSVVACHDADDEALFVAREIRQHARTTPYAHMSVLLRLTAHSRAFESIFHRLNIPYRLLGGVRFFDRAEVRDLLAYLTLADNPAYTPAVLRVLNVPKRGIGPQSAQQLANAAQHAQVPLLTHLAHAHALRPALLRAVRSFVDVVHELHAQRHAPVADLLHRVLHLTRYEEHLRQTSDADARWDHVQELIHLATASDDLSSFLESSALASDVASDTPCVTISTCHAAKGLEWPIVFLPAIEHGIFPFYRCTTPDEHREERRLLYVAMTRAQRQLYVSWAHRRLVLSEWSDRSPSPFLAPLVDRAPPTPAQPRKSPAPSPPASPAASPPPKRPRPPPLASRPTPGPARRKTLGVRRRRS; encoded by the coding sequence ATGCTCtccgccgcccagcacgaggcggtgACGTCCGAGGCCGCGCGGCCCCTGCAGATCCTCGCGGGCCCCGGGTCCGGCAAGACGCGCGTGCTCAcgtcgcgcgtcgcgcatctcgtgcgcgacagcgcggcgccgatcgcGCCGGAgcggtgcgtcgtcgtcacgtTCACGAACCGCGCCGCGAacgagatgcgcgcgcgcctcgagacgaTGATCGGCGCGGACCGCACGCGCCGgctcgtgctcggcacCTTCCACGCGGTGTGTGTGCGCTtcctgcgccgctgggGCACtcgcctcggcctcgatcCGCGCTTCACGATCGccgacacggacgacgcacggcgcctcCTCCGCGACGTCGACCGCGACGCCCCCGTCGACGCCACACTCGCGGCCATctcgcgcgccaaggcgcaCGGCTGGACgcccgacgagctgcgcgcgtccgcccagcacgcgccCGGCTCGCCAGCTCACACCGAGCACctcgcgctgtgccgcacgtacgccgcgtaccagcagcagctccgcacgagccacgcgctcgactttGACGACCTGCTCCTCCTCGGCGTGCGCCTCTTCCGCGAGCACCCCGAGCTCACGACGCACATCGACCAcgtcctcgtcgacgagttCCAGGACACGAACGCCGTGCAGTAcgagctcctgcgccgcctatCGCGCCACgtcagcgtcgtcggcgaCCCCGACCAGAGCATCTACAGCTGGCGCCACGCCGACGTACGCcacatcgagcgcatgcacctCGACTTCCCCGGCCTGCACCGCGTCCTCCTCGAAGAAAACTACCGCAGCACGCCCCAGATCCTCGAGGCCGCCCTCCGCGTCATGCAGCAGGATCCGCACCGCCTCCCCAAGGGCCTGTACACCGCCCTCGCAAGCGGCCCGCCCGTCAGCGTCGTGGcatgccacgacgccgacgacgaggcccTCTTTGTCGCGCGCGAAATCCGCCAGCACGCCCGCACCACGCCGTACGCGCACATGAGCGTCCTGCTCCGCCTCACCGCGCACAGCCGCGCGTTCGAAAGCATCTTCCACCGCCTCAACATCCCGTACCGCCTCCTCGGCGGCGTCCGCTTCTTCGACCGCGCCGAGGTCCGCGACCTCCTCGCCTACCTCACGCTCGCCGACAACCCCGCCTACACCCCCGCCGTCCTGCGCGTCCTCAACGTGCCCAAGCGCGGCATCGGCCCCCAAAGCGCGCAGCAACTCGCCAacgccgcgcagcacgcacaGGTGCCGCTCCTCACGCACCTcgcacacgcgcacgccctGCGCCCCGCCCTCCTCCGCGCCGTCCGCTCgttcgtcgacgtcgtgcacgagctgcacgccCAACGCCACGCCCCCGTCGCCGACCTGCTGCACCGCGTCCTGCACCTCACGCGCTACGAAGAGCATCTCCGCCAGACGagcgacgccgacgcccgcTGGGACCATGTCCAGGAACTCATCCACCtcgccaccgcctccgACGACCTCAGCTCGTTCCTCGAGTCCAGCGCCCTCGCCTCCGACGTTGCCTCCGACACGCCCTGCGTCACGATCTCGACCTGCCACGCCGCCAAGGGCCTCGAGTGGCCCATCGTCTTCTTGCCCGCcatcgagcacggcatctTTCCCTTCTACCGCTGCACCACGCCAGACGAACACCGCGAGGAACGCCGCCTGCTCTACGTCGCCATGACACGCGCACAGAGGCAACTGTACGTGTCGTgggcgcaccgccgcctcgtcctcagCGAATGGTCCGACCGCTCGCCCTCGCCCTTTCTCGCCCCCCTCGTCGATCGCGCGCCCCCGACGCCCGCCCAGCCTCGTAAGTCACCGGCCCCCTCGCCCCCTGCCTCGCCGGCCGCGTCGCCCCCACCCAAGCGcccgcggccgccgccccTCGCCTCGCGCCCCACACCCGGCCCGGCACGCCGCAAGACCCTCGGTGTCCGTCGCCGACGCTCGTAA
- a CDS encoding glycerol-3-phosphate O-acyltransferase/dihydroxyacetone phosphate acyltransferase, translated as MTTDRTPAEALSYVEADFRRMLSSLPIPLHDVMPRVVVRLASRMLLRARVLGTEVLYDVTLNMLRLIVVLFFREIQPRSSWRIPREGPIIFVGAPHHNQFLDPLLLASEVRHAGRRVSFLIAHKSTKRPFIGRMSRMLNSIPVRRAADDAKRGLGTVSAHAADPTRVLGFGTQFTSQAQVRGNLVLPKSTDYAMGEITEIVSDTELRIKTPFSGAALEALEAGVTYTLQPYVNQAHMYESVYKQLSDGGCLCIFPEGGSHDRTDLLPLKAGVVIMALGAMANDPSLNVHIVPVGLSYFHPHKFRSRAVIEFGMPLHAPPELVELFKLGGAEKRQAIASMLDIVFDGLKSVTVRAPDYETLMVIQASRRLMSLPGQHLSLSDKVEQNRKLVMGYMQFRDHPKILALRQSVLTYNRHLKQVGIRDHQVERANRSVLRSLALLCYRLGLLVGWTSCALPGTILNMPVILLAKIISKRKAKEALAASQVKLYGRDVLATWKVLVSLVVTPVLYVSYAALATALAYRSSLSLAHKRLMPLYVMVGLPVVTYGTIKMSEVGIDVYKSLPPLVASLLPGRRRVIEQIQRERVNLTAQLHQTIEELKPEGWNYTDIGRGSYTAKPPPLPEEMEHMLYNGRPLDSSGGRSLSHPMNVMDEWLFGWSTSRRHGDWAAHRAEVVDNDLGADYEDALHVYEHQADDAHRAAPRQRTKRPRSHDFRATHPSVAP; from the coding sequence ATGACGACGGACCGTACGCCGGCGGAGGCGCTGTCGTATGTAGAGGCCGACTTTCGGCGGATGctgtcgtcgctgccgatACCGCTGCATGATGTGATGCCGCGTGTGGTCGTGAGGCTGGCGTCGCGCATGTTGCTGCGGGCGCGGGTGCTGGGCACGGAGGTGCTGTATGACGTGACGCTGAACATGCTGCGGCTGATTGTGGTGCTGTTTTTCCGCGAGATCCAGCCGCGGTCGTCGTGGCGGATCCCGCGGGAGGGCCCGATCATCTTTGTgggcgcgccgcaccaCAACCAGTTTCTGGAtccgctgctgctcgcgtCGGAGGTGCGGCATGCGGGGCGGCGTGTGTCGTTCCTGATTGCGCACAAGAGCACGAAGCGGCCGTTCATCGggcgcatgtcgcgcatgctGAACTCGATTcccgtgcggcgcgcggcggacGACGCGAAGCGCGGGCTCGGCACCGTGtccgcgcacgccgcggacccgacgcgcgtgctcgGCTTTGGGACGCAGTTTACGAGCCaggcgcaggtgcgcgGCAACCTCGTGCTGCCCAAGTCGACCGACTATGCGATGGGCGAGATCACAGAGATCGTGAGCGACACGGAGCTGCGGATCAAGACGCCGTtcagcggcgcggcgctcgaggcgctcgaggccgGCGTCACGTACACCCTGCAGCCGTACGTGAACCAGGCGCACATGTACGAGAGCGTGTACAAGCAGCTGTCGGACGGCGGCTGCCTGTGCATCTTTCCCGAGGGCGGCAGCCACGACCGCACGGATCTGCTGCCGCTCAAGGCcggcgtcgtcatcatggcgctgggcgccatGGCGAACGACCCGTCGCTGAACGTGCACATCGTGCCGGTCGGCCTGAGCTACTTCCACCCGCACAAGTtccgctcgcgcgccgtgaTCGAGTTCGGCATGCcgctgcacgcgccgcccgagctcgtcgagctgttcaagctcggcggcgccgagaAGCGCCAGGCCATCGCCAGCATGCTCGACATTGTGTTTGACGGGCTCAAGAGCGTCACCGTGCGCGCGCCCGACTACGAGACGCTGATGGTCATCCAGGCCAGCCGGCGGCTCATGTCGCTGCCCGGCCAGCACCTCAGCCTGAGCGACAAGGTCGAGCAGAACCGCAAGCTCGTCATGGGCTACATGCAGTTCCGCGACCACCCCAAGAtcctcgcgctgcggcagTCGGTGCTCACGTACAACCGGCACCTGAAGCAGGTCGGCATCCGCGACCACCAGGTCGAGCGCGCGAACCGCTCCGTCCTGCGCAGCCTCGCGCTCCTGTGCTaccgcctcggcctcctcgtcggctggacgagctgcgcgctGCCCGGCACGATTCTCAACATGCCCGTCATCCTCCTCGCCAAGATCATCAGCAAGCGCAAGGCCaaggaggcgctcgcggcgtcgcaggTCAAGCTGTACGGCCGCGACGTGCTTGCGACGTGGAAAGTGCTCGTGTCGCTCGTCGTGACGCCCGTGCTGTACGTGtcgtacgcggcgctcgcgacggcCCTCGCCTACCGCTCCAGCCTCAgcctcgcgcacaagcGACTCATGCCCCTCTACGTCATGGTCGGCCTCCCCGTCGTCACGTACGGCACGATCAAGATGAGCGAGGTCGGCATCGACGTGTACAagtcgctgccgccgctcgtcgcgtCGCTCCTGCCCGGCCGCCGGCGCGTCATCGAGCAGATCCAGCGCGAACGCGTCAACCTCACCGCCCAGCTGCACCAGACGATCGAAGAGCTCAAGCCCGAGGGCTGGAACTACACCGACATCGGCCGCGGCTCCTACACCGCCAAGCCACCGCCGCTGCCCGAAGAGATGGAACACATGCTCTACAACGGGCGCCCCCTCGACTCGTCCGGCGGCCGCTCGCTCTCACACCCCATGAACGTCATGGACGAATGGCTCTTTGGCTGGTCCAcctcgcggcgccacggcgACTGGGCCGCGCACCGCGCCGAAGTCGTCGACAACGACCTCGGCGCCGACTACGAAGACGCACTGCACGTATACGAACACcaggccgacgacgcccaccgcgccgcgccgcggcagcgcacCAAGCGCCCCCGGTCGCACGACTTtcgcgcgacgcatccgTCCGTAGCGCCGTAA